One Nitrospira sp. DNA window includes the following coding sequences:
- a CDS encoding Radical SAM heme biosynthesis protein AhbD, Fe-coproporphyrin III decarboxylase → MGKSLPVLNFPPLGGKLESLQQQISQFFSPGSAPAAPHDGRTVDDFKPYLVALNLTKRCNLKCDHCYLDATTKAGGGSDELGTEECFRLIDQIAEVNKGCLLVITGGEPLVRPDILDIARHAVTQGFIVVFGTNGMLINDRMAKTLVEIGVMGVGISIDSLDPAKHDKFRGVPGAFASALAGIEACKRNGLQFQVHFSAQPMNYQELPAVVDWAHNLGARVLNVFFMVCTGRGEELTDITPQQYEEVLGYLVDCQDQYKDMLVRARCAPHFKRLAYEKDPNSPLTKATGYMGGGCLAGTNYARVTPNGELTPCPYMPLSAGNVRETSFVDLWERSDVFNSFRYPQLKGKCGDCEYTDICGGCRARPYVDHGDWLDEDQWCLYTPKGGERIKVAFNTPEETAVAWDDASQLRLSRIPYFLRAMVKKGVERHARENGVALITVELMEELRKKRFGNDAPVFKF, encoded by the coding sequence ATGGGTAAATCATTACCGGTGTTGAATTTCCCTCCCTTGGGAGGAAAGCTGGAGTCCCTCCAGCAACAGATTTCGCAATTCTTCTCGCCTGGTTCGGCTCCGGCGGCGCCCCACGATGGGCGGACCGTCGATGACTTCAAGCCCTATCTCGTCGCACTGAATCTCACCAAGCGGTGCAACCTCAAGTGCGATCACTGCTACCTCGATGCCACGACGAAAGCCGGCGGCGGTTCCGACGAACTCGGCACGGAAGAATGTTTCCGTCTGATCGATCAAATCGCCGAGGTAAATAAAGGTTGTCTGCTGGTGATCACAGGCGGCGAACCGCTCGTGCGCCCGGACATTCTCGACATTGCCCGCCACGCGGTGACCCAGGGCTTTATCGTGGTGTTCGGCACCAACGGCATGTTGATCAACGACCGTATGGCCAAGACCCTGGTCGAGATCGGCGTCATGGGTGTCGGCATCAGCATCGATTCGCTCGACCCAGCGAAGCACGACAAGTTCCGCGGCGTACCAGGCGCCTTCGCCAGCGCCTTGGCCGGCATCGAAGCCTGCAAACGAAACGGTCTTCAATTCCAAGTCCACTTCAGCGCGCAGCCCATGAACTATCAGGAGCTGCCAGCGGTGGTGGACTGGGCCCATAATCTCGGCGCACGCGTGCTGAACGTGTTTTTCATGGTCTGCACCGGGCGTGGAGAAGAACTGACCGACATCACGCCGCAGCAGTACGAAGAGGTGCTCGGGTATCTCGTGGATTGTCAGGACCAATACAAGGACATGTTGGTGCGGGCCCGCTGCGCTCCGCACTTTAAGCGGCTCGCCTACGAAAAAGATCCCAATTCCCCCCTGACCAAAGCCACCGGTTACATGGGCGGTGGTTGTCTGGCCGGGACGAATTACGCACGAGTCACGCCGAACGGGGAGCTGACGCCCTGTCCCTACATGCCGCTCTCGGCCGGAAATGTCCGCGAGACAAGCTTTGTCGATCTCTGGGAACGGTCGGATGTCTTCAATTCTTTTCGCTACCCACAACTTAAGGGCAAATGCGGCGATTGCGAGTATACCGACATTTGCGGCGGTTGCCGGGCGCGCCCCTACGTGGATCACGGCGACTGGCTCGACGAAGACCAGTGGTGCCTCTACACACCCAAAGGCGGCGAGCGCATCAAAGTCGCCTTCAACACGCCGGAAGAAACCGCAGTGGCCTGGGACGACGCCTCCCAACTCCGGCTCAGCCGCATCCCCTACTTCCTTCGCGCCATGGTCAAGAAAGGCGTGGAACGCCATGCTCGCGAGAACGGGGTCGCGCTCATCACCGTCGAGTTGATGGAAGAACTTCGGAAAAAACGCTTCGGAAACGACGCCCCGGTCTTTAAATTCTAA
- a CDS encoding UspA: protein MYKTIYIPVDNSDHSNTAVDVGVTLAKTYGSKIVGSHVYAAKMHDKRFKQMEAGLPEEYHDEKELDRQRQIHDSLITRGLQIITDSYLDYVDKKCTEANLPVERRSLEGRNWKVLAEDINTNAYDLVIMGALGVGAVKDSVIGSNTERVLRRVRNSDMLIIKQPHPVGAGKIVVAVDGSPYSFGGLMTGLALGKAFNVPVEAISAFDPYFHYAAFHSISGVLNEEAGKVFRFKEQEKLHEEVIDSGLAKIYQSHLDISREIAQAEQTDVKTTLLDGKAFEKIIQYVRKENPWLLIVGRIGVHSDEDMDIGSNTENLLRAASCNILVSNRKYVPPIDTQAEYTIAWTEEALRRMEKIPVFARGVAKTAIHRYAIEKGHTIISNTVVDAAVGHILPKGAMDAMRALGGNLDAAGIDRDKMQADDSVAQDLMGSTLSGMMTQVVEEKPAHSPTTQAYLDRMSQNYFVCDGCGYIGKGDTPVKCPVCSAEGDRFKQVDKTIFEAAAKAEGGLETDVSYDDIPMQWTKDAKEAIRAVPAGFQRRRAKAKIEKSARKLGMTTITLEYAAPMIQEAAAEDYTPIFANKGTGTAPQSTVAATGSNGTETHAANGSAAEPQQAQEAVLSPYTWTPDAQARLERAPEGFMRECTKALIEKHADKIGTTVITLEVATEGIEQAKGYMADAMKTGNLKDMIANLTGKGTA from the coding sequence ATGTACAAGACTATCTACATCCCGGTCGATAATTCCGACCATTCCAATACAGCAGTCGATGTCGGAGTGACGCTGGCAAAAACCTATGGTTCCAAGATCGTGGGCAGCCATGTCTATGCAGCCAAGATGCACGACAAACGATTCAAGCAGATGGAGGCCGGACTTCCTGAGGAATACCACGACGAAAAGGAGCTCGACCGGCAGCGCCAGATCCACGATTCGCTGATTACCCGCGGGCTCCAGATCATTACGGATTCCTACCTCGACTATGTGGACAAGAAATGCACCGAGGCCAACCTGCCGGTGGAACGGCGTTCCCTGGAAGGGCGGAACTGGAAAGTGCTGGCCGAGGACATCAACACCAACGCCTACGACCTCGTGATCATGGGGGCTTTGGGAGTCGGCGCCGTCAAGGACAGCGTGATCGGCAGCAACACCGAGCGGGTGCTCCGGCGCGTGCGCAACTCCGACATGTTGATCATCAAACAGCCGCATCCGGTCGGGGCCGGCAAAATCGTCGTCGCCGTGGACGGCAGCCCCTACTCCTTCGGCGGCCTCATGACCGGTTTGGCGTTGGGCAAGGCGTTCAACGTGCCGGTGGAGGCGATTTCTGCCTTCGATCCCTATTTTCATTACGCGGCGTTTCACAGCATCTCCGGCGTCCTCAACGAAGAGGCAGGCAAGGTCTTCCGTTTCAAGGAACAGGAAAAGCTGCATGAGGAAGTCATCGACAGTGGCTTGGCGAAGATCTATCAGTCACACCTGGATATTTCCCGGGAAATCGCGCAGGCCGAACAGACCGACGTGAAGACGACCCTGCTGGACGGGAAGGCCTTCGAAAAGATCATTCAATACGTGCGGAAGGAAAATCCCTGGCTCCTGATCGTCGGACGGATCGGTGTCCATAGCGACGAGGACATGGATATCGGCAGCAACACGGAAAACCTGCTGCGTGCGGCCTCCTGCAATATTTTGGTGTCGAATCGCAAGTATGTGCCGCCGATCGATACCCAGGCCGAATACACGATCGCCTGGACCGAAGAGGCCCTGCGCCGCATGGAAAAGATCCCCGTGTTTGCCCGCGGAGTGGCGAAGACCGCCATCCACCGGTACGCCATCGAGAAGGGCCACACGATCATCAGCAACACGGTTGTCGATGCCGCAGTCGGCCATATTCTCCCCAAGGGGGCGATGGACGCGATGCGGGCGTTGGGCGGCAACCTGGATGCAGCCGGGATCGATCGCGACAAGATGCAGGCCGACGATTCGGTCGCACAGGACCTCATGGGGTCCACCTTAAGCGGCATGATGACCCAGGTCGTGGAGGAAAAACCGGCGCATAGCCCCACCACCCAGGCCTATCTGGACCGTATGAGCCAGAACTACTTCGTCTGCGACGGCTGCGGCTATATCGGCAAGGGCGACACGCCGGTCAAGTGTCCGGTCTGCAGCGCCGAGGGCGATCGATTCAAACAGGTCGACAAGACGATTTTCGAAGCTGCAGCCAAGGCCGAGGGCGGCCTTGAGACCGATGTGTCCTATGACGACATCCCGATGCAATGGACCAAGGACGCCAAGGAAGCGATCCGTGCCGTGCCGGCCGGATTCCAGCGCCGGCGCGCCAAGGCCAAAATCGAGAAGAGTGCTCGTAAGCTCGGCATGACCACGATTACCCTCGAGTATGCGGCCCCGATGATTCAAGAGGCGGCGGCCGAGGACTACACCCCGATCTTCGCCAACAAGGGAACGGGCACCGCACCACAGTCGACCGTCGCCGCAACCGGCTCGAACGGCACCGAGACCCATGCGGCCAACGGCAGCGCAGCGGAGCCGCAGCAGGCCCAGGAAGCCGTTCTCTCGCCCTATACCTGGACGCCGGACGCACAGGCTCGCCTGGAGCGCGCACCAGAAGGGTTCATGCGGGAATGCACCAAGGCCTTGATAGAAAAACATGCCGACAAGATCGGCACGACCGTCATCACCTTGGAAGTGGCGACCGAAGGCATCGAGCAGGCCAAGGGCTACATGGCCGATGCCATGAAGACCGGCAACCTGAAGGACATGATCGCCAACCTGACGGGAAAGGGAACGGCGTAA
- a CDS encoding putative TonB-dependent Outer membrane receptor, whose translation MAAQVPRSFRNDSSISTKQNSVYQARLILQVVLSMSALCFMELDPPLAQAQPGSPSSTPSDPAAGPQNGGSPAAKPEDSSIPELELIKEEESVSIAIGLGREQPISESPSNVYVITDEDIRHSGAIDIPTVLRRIPGVEVMQVTGADFNVSVRGDNQLRANKLLVLIDGRSVYLDVQGEVLWKMFPITLPEIKRIEVLKGPASALYGFNAFDGVINIITKSPDEMKGTTIQFGGGAYGTISSAAIYANRYKDLGYRLSIGRDQNNQWRSGDSLAFRDHKFNIQTEYALSGQSKISVSGGFVDVNRYDGPLVGSLAISQTPSQGYAHVVYERPNFFLRSYWTGFSQPSFIGANPSLAPFIQATDLSGNPHQFLTWNSYNIEGQHSIELWAANRLTYGVNYRHNTVSSNFLDQFTREDRVGIYVQDEWRVTQTLTAIAGVRYDMDTFINPTVSPRFSLVYAPHPNHTFRAGVAQAYRPPTIFEEHSLSAGITRVPGIPTPFPGFFQGSNHLTPEKITSYDLGYQGWYFKHRVRLRADLFFNHISDLISDTRIIPPVTRSLENGGVADIYGGEAGLEFLATSWLTGFANFSYQEIGQHAGGDGRNARGAPRYKANAGLRGEWENGLNGEAAVYYVGQATYPINPFFLTASRPPFNGVPAPSTLVGSYVLLNLRGAYRFWQEKRSGREAEVAITAFNAMNDKHRENPIGDLIGSRVMGWLTIKY comes from the coding sequence ATGGCTGCTCAAGTTCCGCGGTCGTTTCGCAACGACTCCTCAATTTCGACAAAGCAGAATTCTGTTTATCAAGCCCGACTCATCCTACAGGTGGTACTGAGTATGAGCGCATTGTGCTTCATGGAACTCGATCCTCCATTGGCTCAAGCCCAGCCAGGCTCTCCAAGTTCAACGCCGAGCGATCCGGCTGCAGGACCTCAGAATGGAGGTTCACCCGCTGCCAAGCCGGAAGATTCATCGATTCCCGAACTGGAACTGATCAAAGAAGAAGAGAGCGTGAGCATCGCTATCGGTCTTGGGAGAGAACAGCCCATTTCCGAATCGCCATCCAACGTGTACGTTATCACGGACGAGGATATACGCCATTCAGGAGCTATCGATATCCCAACCGTGCTGCGACGCATCCCCGGGGTTGAAGTCATGCAGGTGACGGGAGCTGATTTTAACGTGAGCGTCCGAGGAGACAACCAACTTCGGGCTAATAAGTTGCTCGTCTTGATCGATGGGCGTTCGGTCTACCTCGACGTTCAAGGTGAAGTGCTGTGGAAGATGTTCCCGATTACTCTTCCGGAGATTAAGCGCATTGAGGTTCTCAAAGGCCCAGCTTCAGCCTTGTACGGGTTTAACGCCTTTGACGGGGTCATCAACATCATCACGAAATCGCCTGATGAGATGAAAGGCACGACGATCCAGTTTGGCGGAGGAGCCTACGGAACTATTAGCAGCGCGGCCATCTATGCCAACCGGTACAAAGATCTCGGATACCGCCTGTCCATCGGACGCGATCAAAACAATCAGTGGCGTAGCGGCGATTCGTTGGCCTTTCGAGACCATAAGTTCAATATTCAAACGGAATATGCGTTGTCCGGACAATCAAAGATTTCCGTTTCGGGTGGATTTGTGGATGTCAACCGATACGACGGTCCCCTTGTCGGTTCCTTGGCGATATCACAAACTCCTTCGCAGGGATATGCTCACGTAGTCTATGAGCGGCCGAATTTCTTTCTTCGATCCTATTGGACCGGGTTTTCTCAGCCAAGCTTCATCGGCGCAAATCCTTCGCTCGCGCCATTTATCCAAGCTACAGACCTAAGTGGCAATCCTCATCAGTTCTTGACTTGGAATAGTTATAATATCGAGGGTCAGCATTCCATTGAGCTGTGGGCGGCGAACAGACTGACTTATGGTGTGAACTACCGCCACAATACTGTCTCCAGCAACTTTCTTGATCAGTTCACGAGGGAAGATCGCGTAGGAATCTACGTCCAAGACGAATGGCGAGTCACCCAGACCTTGACCGCGATTGCCGGAGTTCGCTATGACATGGACACCTTCATTAACCCAACGGTCAGCCCGCGTTTCTCTCTAGTTTATGCTCCACATCCCAATCATACGTTTCGCGCCGGCGTTGCACAGGCCTACCGGCCGCCGACGATTTTCGAAGAACATTCCCTCTCAGCCGGTATCACAAGAGTTCCCGGCATTCCCACTCCTTTCCCTGGGTTCTTTCAGGGATCAAATCACCTGACGCCTGAAAAAATCACGTCGTACGATCTCGGATATCAGGGCTGGTATTTCAAGCACCGCGTGAGGCTCCGCGCCGATCTATTCTTTAATCACATTTCAGATTTGATTTCCGACACTCGCATAATACCGCCAGTCACCCGTTCCCTGGAAAACGGTGGGGTGGCGGATATCTATGGAGGAGAAGCGGGGCTGGAGTTTCTCGCGACATCGTGGCTTACCGGCTTCGCAAATTTCTCATACCAGGAGATCGGTCAGCATGCGGGCGGAGATGGACGGAACGCTCGCGGTGCTCCACGCTACAAAGCCAATGCCGGTCTGCGAGGGGAATGGGAAAACGGGCTCAATGGTGAGGCAGCTGTTTATTATGTCGGACAGGCTACTTACCCTATCAACCCGTTTTTCCTCACGGCTTCTAGGCCTCCGTTCAACGGCGTGCCTGCCCCTTCGACATTGGTGGGCAGTTACGTGCTTCTCAACCTTCGCGGCGCCTATCGGTTCTGGCAAGAGAAGAGATCAGGCCGCGAGGCGGAGGTTGCAATCACCGCTTTTAATGCGATGAATGACAAACATCGAGAAAACCCCATAGGCGATCTCATCGGCAGCCGTGTCATGGGGTGGTTGACAATTAAGTACTGA
- a CDS encoding membrane protein involved in aromatic hydrocarbon degradation, translating to MPIPLRDRCALVLSLTVLAAALFTFAVPVPAQTPRLQGQSASAAAMGNAFAAQADDPSALHYNPAGLTQLSGFQSLFGTSLIGGTTHFTSPTGTQVTGDRNGSLAWPPPGHIYLVANLKDLGLSALGNLSAGIGLNSPFGSLTRYPNDGPFRTAVTFTTLPLLDIKPTIAYKLNDQLSVGLGADIYTFSGLFGEGHLEQKSIWPGGLGIPAGSLVELNGSDTTAGFNVSLLYTPFRNSAGKPLANIGLVYRSQATLHLTGNFLANGASVAGAAGTFVLPQIISGGMAVWPVRTSEHEWKLELDVDYTGWKSNRTIDIHLTNGALIPFPQNWQSTYTVMVGTEYRWLNPASMPSWEVALRAGYMNQQTQIPDRTFNPGVPSANTHVPSAGIGLACHANGSFLGIIRCGDLGIGRLKPKLFSIDLSYQAGIYEVRTIVGNQNPTVNGRYDTLIHVGSLSLRFNY from the coding sequence ATGCCAATTCCTTTGCGAGACCGGTGTGCCCTGGTTCTGTCCCTGACTGTCCTGGCAGCGGCACTCTTCACGTTCGCCGTACCGGTCCCGGCTCAAACACCTCGCCTGCAAGGGCAGTCGGCCTCCGCTGCGGCCATGGGGAACGCGTTCGCGGCGCAGGCCGATGATCCCTCGGCGCTCCATTACAATCCGGCAGGCTTGACGCAGTTGTCCGGATTTCAAAGTCTCTTCGGCACATCGCTGATCGGCGGCACCACCCACTTCACCAGCCCGACCGGCACCCAGGTCACCGGCGACCGTAATGGAAGCCTGGCCTGGCCCCCTCCCGGCCATATCTATCTCGTCGCCAACCTGAAAGACCTCGGCCTATCGGCCCTTGGAAACCTCTCGGCCGGTATCGGCCTGAACAGTCCCTTCGGTTCGCTGACCAGGTATCCGAACGATGGGCCCTTCCGCACCGCCGTCACCTTCACGACCTTGCCGTTGCTCGACATCAAACCCACCATCGCCTACAAGTTGAACGATCAGCTGTCCGTCGGGTTGGGGGCGGACATCTATACCTTTTCCGGACTGTTCGGCGAGGGTCACCTGGAACAAAAATCCATCTGGCCCGGCGGGCTCGGCATCCCTGCCGGCTCCCTGGTGGAACTCAACGGGAGCGACACGACGGCGGGATTCAACGTCAGCCTCCTCTATACCCCGTTTCGCAACAGTGCCGGCAAGCCGTTGGCCAACATCGGCTTGGTCTATCGCAGCCAGGCCACCCTCCACCTCACCGGCAACTTTCTGGCCAACGGCGCCTCAGTGGCGGGAGCCGCAGGCACGTTCGTTTTGCCGCAGATCATCTCGGGCGGCATGGCAGTCTGGCCGGTCCGTACCAGCGAACACGAATGGAAACTGGAACTCGACGTGGACTATACGGGTTGGAAATCCAACCGGACCATCGATATCCATTTGACGAACGGTGCCCTGATCCCATTCCCACAAAATTGGCAGAGCACCTATACGGTCATGGTCGGCACAGAATACCGCTGGCTCAACCCGGCTTCCATGCCGAGTTGGGAAGTGGCCTTGCGGGCCGGCTACATGAACCAACAGACGCAAATTCCCGATCGCACCTTCAACCCTGGAGTGCCGTCGGCCAACACCCACGTACCGTCGGCCGGGATCGGGCTGGCCTGCCACGCGAATGGGTCATTCCTTGGGATCATTCGATGCGGCGACCTGGGCATCGGCCGGTTGAAACCGAAGCTGTTCTCCATTGACCTCTCCTATCAAGCCGGGATCTATGAAGTCCGCACCATCGTCGGCAACCAGAATCCGACCGTCAACGGGCGTTACGATACCCTGATCCATGTCGGTTCTCTCTCGCTCCGCTTCAACTACTGA
- a CDS encoding Histidine kinase: protein MTELLSKDHSILERPFMEFRPFGLDERGEKICDISGVIVLSNVEYLRDCISLAAGPEAGECAVQELCRLLNGRLRDSTYHVTPEFLRNAWNSYSYEFGCYLREFCEQLSGDPQFHLKAARVRKVPPIIQILLRPFSTQQSYKMWVYVGQKYTKGVLEFAVDKVTNRSAILRMRFTEKAFRQFGPYRKRCVDVICQSCKSGIAGAQQQIHGLAPANVRDLSCIANGDDWCEWEFTWTPPIRSSVPLAMWMFVAGGTFAYLHVRQPDLPTAEALGVAAVPAALLWWMITTYMRQAAKPLQRLIKDQEQAVDARHEELREAYLEQQSTAVTLRRKVSDLTMLHRAGLLFSSTFDREELLTNVLDTIVRELHYDRAMITQFDRARQVSHDFRVRGMPQEVAEFLRTQEVEVTDPDSVEGRVLLRGEPVLTNNIHEIWDRLHPFNQKLVSMAQVKSFISVPLKTHDEVIGTLSVDRTHDRSLTQDDLDLLVTLASQVAIALDNAQAYREIASLNAGLEARVQERTAELEAANARLKQLDRLKSQFLAHVSHELRTPLTSIVGFADNMIEGFVGSLNAKQEQYLTRIKANGTRLARMITDLLDLSRVEAGKLVLSFDHVVLPALAGEVIEQLRPLATAKHLHIDLRSADSLLRVWADPDRLSQILTNLLDNAIKYTPDGGQVVVELSSLDQDRARIVVSDSGHGIPPEALPKLFDPFFRVQQQERSQTKGLGLGLAIVKDLVDLHGGNITVHSELDKGTQFTVTLPLHPQAASSAARSPAACRRLLVVDDDRDICDLLRDRLESEGFQVLTATDGRAALRMLETTSIDGILLDIALPELDGFDVLRQVRTTQPTLPVVMMTAVEALDRAMAAVEAGAQGYLLKPFDAGRLRQSVDRWFTPGPGSSTKLDPSTIR, encoded by the coding sequence ATGACTGAACTCCTCTCCAAAGACCATTCCATTCTCGAACGACCGTTCATGGAATTCCGTCCGTTCGGCCTCGACGAGCGCGGCGAAAAAATCTGCGACATCAGCGGCGTGATCGTGCTGTCGAATGTGGAGTATCTGCGCGACTGTATCTCCCTGGCCGCGGGGCCGGAAGCGGGTGAATGCGCGGTCCAGGAACTATGCCGCTTGCTGAACGGGCGCCTTCGCGATTCCACCTACCATGTCACGCCGGAATTCCTCAGAAACGCGTGGAACAGCTATTCCTACGAATTCGGCTGTTACCTGCGGGAGTTTTGCGAGCAGCTGTCTGGAGACCCTCAATTTCACCTCAAGGCGGCGCGGGTCAGAAAGGTGCCTCCGATCATTCAGATTCTCCTCCGCCCCTTCTCGACCCAGCAGAGTTATAAGATGTGGGTCTATGTCGGCCAAAAATATACGAAAGGAGTGTTGGAATTTGCGGTCGACAAGGTCACGAACCGGTCGGCGATCCTGCGGATGAGGTTCACCGAAAAAGCCTTTCGCCAGTTCGGTCCCTATCGTAAACGTTGCGTCGACGTCATTTGCCAGTCCTGCAAATCCGGCATCGCCGGCGCGCAACAACAAATCCATGGTCTCGCGCCCGCCAACGTCAGGGACCTCTCCTGTATCGCGAACGGAGACGACTGGTGCGAATGGGAATTCACCTGGACCCCGCCGATCCGCAGCTCCGTCCCGCTCGCGATGTGGATGTTCGTGGCGGGAGGGACCTTCGCGTACCTGCATGTACGCCAACCGGACTTGCCGACGGCAGAGGCCTTGGGGGTCGCGGCGGTGCCGGCGGCGCTCCTCTGGTGGATGATCACCACCTACATGCGGCAGGCGGCCAAGCCGCTGCAACGCTTGATCAAGGATCAGGAACAGGCCGTCGATGCGCGTCATGAAGAATTGCGCGAGGCCTATCTTGAACAACAGAGCACGGCCGTCACCCTGCGACGGAAAGTCAGCGACCTCACCATGCTGCACCGCGCCGGACTGTTGTTCAGTTCCACGTTCGACCGTGAAGAGTTGCTCACCAATGTCCTGGATACGATCGTGCGCGAGCTGCACTACGACCGGGCGATGATCACCCAGTTCGATCGCGCCAGGCAGGTGTCGCACGATTTTCGTGTCCGCGGCATGCCGCAGGAGGTGGCGGAGTTTCTGCGCACCCAAGAGGTGGAGGTCACCGATCCGGACAGCGTGGAAGGGAGGGTCCTGCTGCGCGGCGAACCGGTCCTCACGAACAACATCCATGAGATCTGGGACCGGTTGCACCCCTTCAACCAGAAATTGGTCTCCATGGCCCAGGTGAAATCCTTCATTTCCGTCCCGCTCAAGACCCACGATGAAGTGATCGGGACGCTCTCAGTGGACCGCACGCACGATCGGTCGCTCACCCAGGACGATCTCGATTTGCTGGTCACCCTGGCCAGCCAGGTCGCCATCGCCCTGGACAATGCGCAGGCCTACCGCGAGATTGCCTCATTGAACGCCGGTCTCGAAGCGCGGGTGCAGGAACGCACCGCCGAGCTGGAAGCCGCCAATGCACGGCTCAAGCAACTGGATCGCCTCAAGTCCCAATTTCTCGCCCACGTCTCCCATGAGCTGCGGACACCGCTCACCAGCATCGTCGGATTCGCCGACAACATGATCGAGGGGTTCGTCGGCTCGCTGAACGCGAAGCAGGAACAGTATCTGACCCGCATCAAGGCCAACGGCACCAGGTTGGCGCGCATGATCACCGATTTACTTGATCTGTCCCGGGTGGAAGCAGGCAAACTGGTCCTCTCCTTCGACCATGTGGTCCTTCCGGCCCTGGCCGGCGAGGTGATCGAACAGCTCCGCCCCCTCGCCACCGCCAAACACCTGCATATCGATCTCCGCAGTGCCGACTCCCTGCTGCGCGTGTGGGCCGACCCGGACCGGCTCAGCCAGATCTTGACGAATCTGCTGGATAATGCCATCAAGTACACCCCGGACGGGGGACAGGTGGTGGTCGAGTTGTCGAGTCTTGATCAGGATAGGGCTCGCATCGTCGTCAGCGACAGCGGCCACGGCATTCCCCCCGAGGCCCTCCCGAAACTCTTCGATCCCTTCTTCCGCGTGCAGCAACAGGAGCGGAGCCAGACGAAGGGGTTGGGTCTCGGGCTCGCGATCGTCAAGGACCTGGTCGATCTGCACGGCGGCAACATTACCGTTCACAGCGAGTTGGACAAGGGAACGCAATTTACCGTCACCCTCCCCCTGCATCCGCAAGCAGCATCGTCCGCGGCACGGTCGCCCGCCGCCTGTCGCAGGCTCTTAGTGGTGGATGACGACCGAGATATTTGCGATCTCTTGCGGGATCGGTTGGAATCGGAAGGCTTTCAGGTCCTCACGGCGACGGATGGCCGTGCCGCGTTACGGATGCTTGAGACCACCTCGATCGATGGGATCCTGCTCGACATCGCGTTGCCGGAATTGGACGGTTTTGACGTGCTTCGGCAAGTCCGCACCACACAACCAACCTTGCCGGTAGTGATGATGACGGCAGTGGAGGCCTTGGATCGCGCGATGGCGGCAGTAGAGGCGGGCGCGCAAGGCTACCTGCTCAAGCCGTTCGATGCCGGACGGTTGCGCCAGAGCGTCGATCGCTGGTTCACCCCGGGTCCCGGCAGTTCGACCAAACTCGATCCCTCGACCATAAGGTAG